GACTGGAAGGTATTAGTCAACGATCTTAAAAAGCGCGGCAATCTTGGTCGGGACGGTATCTATGCGCTGCTGCGTGAGCTGCGGGAAGCAGGTTACGTGGCCTTCGATCGCAATCGCGACAACCAAGGCCGCATGCGGGGCGGCACCTACATCGTCTCCGAAATACCGCATACGGCTTCGCCGGATCTGGACACGCCGCTTCCGGCTGCACCGCGTCCGGTGAGGGCGGGCGCATTACCTGAGAGCGGTCACCCGATTTGATGGACTGATTTTCACGATTGGTGATGGTTCCATCGACAGTGGTGAGGGCGGCGTTGCCGCCGCGGTCACACGCACAGATCAGGACGAGGGGTCGAAGGGCAGGGTCAGTTGGTTATCGTGGGGGCGCTGGTCGTGGTACCAGCGGTGTATTTGTATGAAGTAGTGGTTTTGGAAGGCGGTATAGAAGTCTTCGAGGAACTCATTGAGTGCAACGACGGCTTCGTCGGGCAGTTCGGGGAAGGCGAAGCGATCGGCATCGTCGTGCATGTCAGCGGACTCCAGCGGCGCTGCGTCGAGGCGGTTGCGTTGCGGGTGCAGCGAAGACCTGCAGATAGAGTTTTTCGTCGAGCACGGTGATGTCGCGCTGCGCGGCGGCCATGAGCAGTTCGGCGGCCATACTGATGAAGATGCGGTAGTTGCCTGCGGCGTGATCGGCGAGCGTGTGACGCAGTTCCTGGGTCATGAGGCCGGCGTTGCCGGCGGTGGTGAGCAGGTGTTCGAGGCAGGCGAGGAGCTCTTCACGGGTTGCGACGCCGGTGGCGAGGCGTGTGCGAATGCGCGAGCCCAAGGGGATGAGTTCCTCGCGGCGCAGCTTGTCGAGCAGGCGAGCATCGCCAGAGAGCACCACGCACAGGAGCGATTGGGAATCGAAGCGTGCGCTGGCCAGCAGGCGCAGCTCACTCAAGACCATGGGGGTCATTTCCTGGGCTTCGTCGATGAGGATGACGGGGCGTCGATTGGCGGAGCCGAGATGGTCGAGCCAGCGGGCGCGCAGCGCCTTGAAGCCACCCCAGCGGTTGCTCATGCGCATGGCGATCCCGAAGATGTCACCGAGCTCGCGGTAGAAGTCGCTCAAGTTGCTTTGCGGATGGTGGATGACGCCGACCGACAAGTCCGTCAGGCGTGAGAGGCGCTCGGCAAGCAGTCGCATGACGACGCTTTTGCCGGAGCCGGGATCACCATGGACAAGCGCGAAGCCGCCCTCGCGCAGGTGCGCCTGCTCGATACGCCAGCAGAAGTTCTCGATCTGGGGCGGCACATAGAGCGCTTCGGTCGGCACGTCGGGGGTAAAGGGGTTCCATTTGAGGCCATAGAGCGCCAGGAGTTTCTGGTTCATGCGGGGTCAATCCTTCTCGTTGGTGGGTAAATAGGCCGGCGGCAGGCCGGTGGCGGCGTAGTCGGCGATCATTTGTTTCATCAGCGGTGCGATGCCGGTGTTGGTCGCGGCGCTCGGCGCTGGGTGGGTCGGCTCGACGCGCCGGCGCAGGGCGTCGGCGTTGGCCGTTTTATCGAGCGGGCGCACCGGGCAGAGGATGGTGCCCGTGCGCGCATCGACCAGGTCGACGCGGCTCAAGTCCCAGCGGGCATAGCGCAGGTGCACCTCGCTCAGATGACGATAGCGCGACGGCAGCTCGAAGCGCTGGCCGTCGAGACTGACGGTGCCGTCAGAGCGGCGTTGCTTGCGCTTGACCTCGAGGCGGAAGGCGGCGCGCAAGTCGTCGCTACCGGGCACTCGCGCGCGACGTTGGGGCCGGCGAGTAAGCGATCGAGCGGTGTCTCGCCGAGCTCGCTGTGCACGGTGCAATGATATTCCCGGGTAATCCAGGCTTGGGTCGCCACGTTGAGCTGCTCGAGTGTGAGGTTCGGTTCGCCCTCGAGCATGGCGAGCAGGCGCCCTTCGACGCGGCCCCAGAGGTTCTCCTGCTTACCATTCACATGCGGCGAATACGGCAACGTTGGCAGGTGCACAATACCCAGGTGATGAAGCCCCGCGGTGAACTCGGCCGAGATCATCGCCGCGCCGCGGTCGGTCATCAGCGAGCGCGGCAACCCGACCTTTTGCAAGGCCTGGCACAGGCCGTGGACCAGCTCCTCGGTGCGCTCGTTCGTGTACCACTGGGCATGGCACAAGAACCGTGAGCGATCGTCGATGAAGCCGACCAGCAGCGGTTTGACGTACTCGCCACGGCGGGTCAGGACCTTGCGCGAGCCGTGATGGAAGTCCAGATGCATGAGCTGCAGCACATGCGCGACTTCGTAGCTGCGCACTTCGCGCTGTTCGAGCCAGTCGCGGGCGGCCATCGCCCCGTCAGTGGCGCGCTTGGGCGTTCGTTGGCGCACGAGTCCCTGGGCTTTCAGATAGCGCCGCACGCTCGGATACGAGGGCGACTTCGCGTCGGCGAGGGTCACGCGTAAGTTGTCATGGTGTAACTGGGCGGTCCAGCCCGGGTGTTCGCGGTACTGGGTCGTCAGCGCCTGCACGGCCTCGGCTGACAGGCTCGGAAAGCGGCCGATGTCGCGCCGCACCTGATTGCGCAGCGCCCGCACTGGATCGGCGGCATGCCTGGCGGCGTAGAACCAACGCTCGAGCGTCGAGGCGGCGAACCGCATCTCCAGCCCCGTGAACGGATGACGCCAGGTCTTCGCAGCCAAGTCCTTCAGCGCGGCGCGCAACTGGCCCGGGGCCGGCGGCGCGGCGAGCAGCGGTCCGATGATCGCAAAGCGCAGTCGCGCCCAACGATCGCGTTGCGGTAGATCGTCCTCGTTGCTCATGCTCGCTCCCATCGTGGCCTTGTTGATGGGAACGCAGGCTACAAAGTGCCTGATCGGCAGTCTATCGACATCCTCTGCGGGTAGCGGGCAACCCGCGAATTACCTGACCATGGCACGGGTGCTCAGGGGCGCAATGAAGCGCAGCGCTTGCACCAGACGATCGCTCAGCGCGCTCGCCTCGAAGCGTTGCAACAGGCTCTGCGGCAACTGGTGAATCGCCACCGGTGGCATGAAGTGCTGGCAGGTCGATCGCCAGAACGGTGTCGCGGGAAAAGTGGTGCACCACCACGCCCGCCAGCGCTTCAGCGTGACCGCCGCGATGCGCAACCGAGCGCACACGGTTCGAGCCGAAGCGCTGCCCGGCGGCGAGAGCAACATAAACACCACCGCCAGATACACACGACGGCCCGCAAACCGCACCGACGGCGGCGTCGTGCGGTGATCACAGCGACCGCAGGTGAAGCTCAAACGCCGGGAATAAGCCTCCTGTAGCGCCGCCGGACAGCCACGTGGTTTACGCGGATAGTCCGCCACATGCAGTGGCCCCCCGCACGCCCGGCAACCCTGCAGCCGCGTCGTCGCGGCGAGTTCTTGGTCGATGGAGATAAGGAGATGAAAAAAAGCGGGATCTTGCAGTAGGACGTGGCACACTTACAGGGTCTCCTGGCTTGGTAACCGGAGACTCCCCGGAGGGGATCTTCTAGTCAAGATCCCCGATGGGGATCCCCCTCAAACCATCACCAAACTAGACCTCAGAAAGCGAAATCACCATCAAAATAGGTGGCGCTACTCACATTACCCAAGACTGATGGAAAAAAAAGAACAACTACTACAACAAGACCGACAGACACCTACCCCATGGCAGACGCCAAGCGGGAAGCACACCAACTGCGATTCCCGGAGTGGGTACCGGACGAGATGCGCGCGCCAGCCACGCGACTCGTCGCCAGCCTCGACCGTCCCGACGCCCAGCTCGTCATAGACGAATGGGCTGGCGCGCTGGCCATCGGCGCGATCCAGCGCTCGCCACTCGGCTACCTCAAGACGCTGGCGGTACGCTGCCAAGCAGGCGACATGAGCCTGCGATATGCAGGCGTCATGTCGTCGCAGTTGTTGTAGTTGTAGCTGCAGTAGTCATCGGGCGCGGGATGCACTATTACACTGTAATTTTTTTGCCCGCCCGCCGCTCGAAGCGGTCCCTGAATCCCGAATCAGCTGTCCACAGAGTCCACAGGCCCTGCCCGCCACGGTAAAGCGAGCCATCGAACTCGCGTCGCCAGGGGCGGGTCCGCGCGTCGCGCGGTGCCTATGGGCCCCTGTGGGCAGGTGGAGCCGCTCTGCAGGCCCGGGGGAGCCTCTCGATGCAGCCCCTGTGCCAGGCGAATGCCTGGCGCCGGGGCTGCTCCGCCGCGAAGCCGCCCGTGTCACTAGCGAGCGTAAGCGGGGTAGTGACATGGGCGGCAACCCCAACAACCACGCGGCGTCCCGGCCGATTTTCCGCGTGACGCGCGAATGACGCGTTCGCAGAATGACCCCAACGCAACCGAATTATCCGCGGCCACTGCGGCAAAGTGGCAAACCCGTGTGCAACAACCCCAAGGAGGTGAATCGACAAGCAACCCACCGGCTCGCAGGAGCCAGCAAGCGCCGACCGACGTTCCCACCGGAACGCCCGGCGCGGCCTGAAACCAGGCCAGAATGAAGCGGGAGTAGTGCCCCGCGACACATACCGTCGCCTCGCGAAGCGAGGTCCGGCCCGACAACGCTAAGCCGTTACCGGGGTGTCAGAAACACTTACCAGACAGCGAAGCACTGACGAACGACGAGCGCAACGCAGCAAGGCTGGACGGGACCCCGCGACGGCCAGGAGTACTTGATCCAGGCGCGCGATCTGGCACGGCAAAACCTGAACAGCTGTGCCTTGCCCCTGGGTATCCCCGAAGAACTCGCCGCGCGCCTCGCGGATGTCACACCGGCCGGCCTTTCGCGCGTCGCGGCGTTCAAACCACCGCTGGTGTCCCCCAGGCTGGACGACTGGTGGTGGGAGCGACTGCTAACAGCGTTGACCGACGGCGATGGCGACGAACTCCAAGCAGTCCTCGAGCACGCCGGCCTGCTCACAGCCGACTAGCCCATACGCATTCCCGGCAGCCAGCGACCCTCATGGGCACAGGAATGGATTCCATCGCTGCCCACGGTCCGGAACGGATCATGACCGCCCGACTCGCCGCGGATCCGACCTGGAAGAAGACGGTGGCGGTGCTCGATGCGACCCGGCTCATGGAATTGGGGGCCCGGACGGGGTTGGTCTGTCAGTTGACGAAGCTCGACAAGAAGACCGCGAATCGACTGTACCGGCAGATCCACGGTCGCCCCTCGCCGCCCGGGCAGTTTCCGTTCACCGACGCTTGGTTTCTGAAAAGCGAGCGGCGCATGCTCCACGCCGCTATCGTCTGGCGCATTCACAAGCACCTGCGCGAAAGCAACTGCCGCCCCGCCCACATCCTGATCGACCTCTACGAGATCTACCGGTAGCTTATTCAGGAGGATCTGCTCGAGATCTCTCAGGTCGGCTTCGTCCCACGCCTCCTGGAGATGCAACTCTGGCACGAGCGACAATGCCCGCGCTGCTCGACCGAGTTTATTACGCCCGTCGAGGAAACCAACGCGAGCTGCCCCGGCTGCCGTCTGCATCATCGCTTTCGCTGTCGACACTGTGGCGGACGAGCAGAGGGTCTACGCAGAGGCCGCCGCCGCACGACCTGCCAGCATTGTGGGGCAGCGCGGGAACCATGAAAGCCTGGCTGCGATGACTGCAGCGGTTGGTGCCTGTTTAGATCTTCGATGGAGAAGGCTGGGCGACCTTTGAGCCTGGTGAGCCTATCTCCGAGGTCTCGCGCCGGCTGATACCGTGGCAGTAATGACCGAAGCCACCTTCGACATCCACTCCGAGTTCGGGAAACTCCTGGGCGAACACCTGCGCGACGGGCTGGGATGTTCCCCGATTGACCACCTTGACAAACTGGTGTCCGCCATCGTGGCGAAGGTGGCCGAGATCCGCGTGTAGAAGGGATGTCCGACAGCCGGACGACCCGACGCGTACAAATAAAGAACAACGCCCCAAGCTGCCGGACACCGCTATAACGGCCCTCCTCCGCGAAGCGCATTGCCGGGGACACACCGCGTTTCGTTTCGGCGGCCACGAGTACGAGGTGACTCGGCAAACCTTCTGCGTCAAGGTCTTAACCGAGGCGGCCTACCAGCAGGGAGACCTGTTGGAGCGCCGTCGGGAGTTGATGAAGGCGTGAGCTGGGTGGTGCGCCGGGTTACTATCGCCGGAGAAATAGTGACGCCCAGACGTCATCCTCCCCGGCCACAGCAAGGACCTTGGCGGCGCTGAGGCTCTATCGGTCAAAACCGCCGTGTATGATGATCTCGTCCAGCGGCTTGCGCTCGCGCGGGCCGGACTCGCGCCCGGCATAGGTGTCGGGGATCTGCGAGGGGTCTCCCCGATAACCAATGGCGAGGCCCGTAAATGGCTCGATCTCGTCCGGAATGTTGAAGGTGCGCCGGGCTCCTTCGGGATCAATTCCGATCATCTGGTGAACAAACAGTCCGCGGGCGGCGGCTTCGACGGTCAGTCCCGCCGATGCCGCACCCAGGTCGTGGACCGCGGCCTTGTTCAACTTTCCGTTGTGCTCGAAACGGTGCACGGCAAGGCCGAGCGCCAGGACTGGCGCGTGCTTCGCCCAGGGCTGATTTCCCTCGAGGAGCACGCTGAACACCTTTTCCCAAACCTCGGGGGTACGT
The Gammaproteobacteria bacterium DNA segment above includes these coding regions:
- a CDS encoding ATP-binding protein translates to MNQKLLALYGLKWNPFTPDVPTEALYVPPQIENFCWRIEQAHLREGGFALVHGDPGSGKSVVMRLLAERLSRLTDLSVGVIHHPQSNLSDFYRELGDIFGIAMRMSNRWGGFKALRARWLDHLGSANRRPVILIDEAQEMTPMVLSELRLLASARFDSQSLLCVVLSGDARLLDKLRREELIPLGSRIRTRLATGVATREELLACLEHLLTTAGNAGLMTQELRHTLADHAAGNYRIFISMAAELLMAAAQRDITVLDEKLYLQVFAAPATQPPRRSAAGVR
- a CDS encoding FlhC family transcriptional regulator; this translates as MTARLAADPTWKKTVAVLDATRLMELGARTGLVCQLTKLDKKTANRLYRQIHGRPSPPGQFPFTDAWFLKSERRMLHAAIVWRIHKHLRESNCRPAHILIDLYEIYR
- a CDS encoding nitroreductase family protein, whose translation is MNQAAKTGVPINALLHQRWSPYAFDLDRSVGKEDLHALFEAARWMMSSYNAQPWRYIVGVRQRTPEVWEKVFSVLLEGNQPWAKHAPVLALGLAVHRFEHNGKLNKAAVHDLGAASAGLTVEAAARGLFVHQMIGIDPEGARRTFNIPDEIEPFTGLAIGYRGDPSQIPDTYAGRESGPRERKPLDEIIIHGGFDR